From the genome of Carassius gibelio isolate Cgi1373 ecotype wild population from Czech Republic chromosome B10, carGib1.2-hapl.c, whole genome shotgun sequence, one region includes:
- the LOC127966837 gene encoding sodium/hydrogen exchanger 6-like, whose translation MMGCHKKRTYVSGPFLLPRLLFLLCFAVISQAENTERKAEESHRQDSANLLIFISLLTLTILTIWLFKHRRFRFIHETGLAMIYGLFVGVILRFGVHLPQDLNNVTLTCAVNSSPTTILVNVSGRFYEYSLKGEVQDSKGHDVPNAEMLRKVTFDPEVFFNVLLPPIIFHAGYSLKRRHFFRNLGSILTYAFVGTLTTCFVTGLVMYGCVVFMKVIGQLGGDFFFTDCLFFGAIVSATDPVTVLAIFNELKVDVDLYALMFGESVLNDAVAIILSSSIVAYQPEGDNRHTFDGSALLKSLGVFLGYFSGSFAMGVATGVMTALVTKFTKLRYFPLLETALFFLMSWSTFLLAEACGFTGVVAVLFCGITQAHYTYNNLSAESKTRTKQLFELLDFLAENFIFSYMGLTLFSFQHHVFNPFFIIGAFLAIFLGRAANIYPLSFLLNLGRKNKITSNFQHVMMFSGLRGAMTFALSIRDTATYARQMMFSTTLLIVFFTVWVCGGGTTPMLSLMQIRVGVDTDQDNLVTAPDGITQRSTKHESAWPFRLWYTFDHNYLKPFLTHSGPPLTSTLPACCGPIARCLTSSQAYENAGQLNDEDTELILNDSSSLMYSDMTVSTDAHGMPTASTSQTGLNSLAGSSDDPLDRELVFGGTRLVLPTEEPPDPLTSFPPPPPSPPLSDPLRHRV comes from the exons ATGATGGGATGCCATAAGAAACGCACCTACGTCTCGGGGCCTTTTCTGCTCCCACGTTTACTCTTCTTGCTGTGTTTTGCTGTCATTAGTCAAGCTGAGAACACGGAGAGGAAAGCGGAGGAAAGCCACAGGCAGGACAGCGCCAATCTGCTGATATTCATCTCGTTACTCACACTCACTATCCTCACGATATGGCTCTTCAAACACCGCCGCTTCAGGTTCATACATGAGACGGGTTTAGCAATGATTTATG GTTTGTTTGTGGGTGTAATTCTGCGCTTCGGTGTCCATTTGCCACAAGACTTAAATAATGTCACCTTGACTTGTGCGGTGAACAGCAGTCCCACCACCATACTGGTGAACGTGAGCGGCCGATTCTACGAGTACAGCCTGAAAGGAGAGGTCCAGGACAGTAAGGGCCATGATGTGCCAAATGCAGAGATGCTCAGGAAG GTTACTTTTGATCCTGAGGTTTTCTTCAACGTTTTGCTACCACCCATCATCTTTCATGCAGGATACAGTCTCAAACGA AGGCATTTTTTCAGGAATTTGGGATCTATCCTTACCTATGCCTTTGTGGGCACATTGACAACATGCTTTGTTACAGG GTTGGTGATGTACGGTTGTGTGGTGTTTATGAAAGTCATTGGTCAGCTTGGAGGAGATTTCTTTTTCACTGACTGCCTTTTCTTCGGTGCTATTGTATCTGCCACTGATCCAG TGACTGTTCTGGCCATTTTCAATGAGCTGAAAGTTGACGTGGACCTCTATGCGCTGATGTTCGGTGAGAGTGTCCTCAATGACGCTGTGGCCATCATCCTGTCATC ATCAATAGTGGCATATCAGCCTGAGGGAGACAATCGTCACACATTTGACGGCAGTGCTCTGCTCAAGTCCCTGGGTGTGTTTCTGGGATATTTCAGTGGGTCTTTTGCAATGGGAGTTGCAACTGGAGTCATGACAGCTTTG GTCACAAAGTTCACTAAGCTGAGATATTTCCCCTTGCTGGAAACAGCCCTTTTCTTCCTCATGTCTTGGAGTACGTTCCTATTGGCTGAGGCCTGCGGCTTCACAG GTGTGGTTGCAGTGCTCTTCTGTGGCATTACTCAGGCTCACTATACATACAACAACCTTTCTGCCGAATCAAAGACTAGAACCAAACAG TTGTTTGAGCTGCTGGATTTCCTGGCTGAAAACTTCATCTTCTCTTATATGGGCTTGACACTTTTCTCCTTCCAGCACCATGTGTTCAATCCCTTCTTCATCATAGGTGCATTT CTAGCTATATTTCTCGGCAGGGCGGCTAACATCTATCCCTTGTCTTTCCTGTTAAACTTGGGCCGCAAGAATAAAATCACCTCCAATTTCCAACACGTCATGATGTTTTCAG GGCTCCGAGGGGCAATGACCTTTGCCCTCTCAATTAGAGACACTGCGACATACGCCAGGCAGATGATGTTCTCCACCACCCTACTTATCGTTTTCTTCACTGTGTGGGTCTGTGGGGGCGGGACGACCCCCATGCTGTCACTTATGCAGATTCG AGTGGGAGTAGACACAGATCAAGATAATTTG GTCACAGCACCCGATGGGATCACACAAAGAAGTACCAAGCATGAGAGTGCCTGGCCTTTCAGACTGTGGTACACTTTTGACCACAA TTATTTAAAACCCTTCCTCACTCACAGCGGGCCTCCACTCACTTCCACTCTGCCGGCCTGCTGTGGTCCAATAGCACGCTGTCTCACCAGCTCACAGGCCTATGAG AATGCTGGTCAGTTAAATGATGAGGACACAGAGCTGATTCTGAATGATAGCAGCAGTTTGATGTACAGTGACATGACGGTCAGCACAGATGCCCATGGCATGCCCACCGCCTCCACCAGTCAGACTGGGCTTAACTCGCTAGCAGGATCCTCAGACGATCCTCTGGACAGGGAGCTTGTGTTTGGAGGCACCCGTCTGGTTCTCCCCACAGAGGAGCCTCCAGACCCCCTGACATCATTCCCTCCTCCTCCGCCATCCCCGCCCCTGTCGGATCCTCTGCGCCACCGAGTCTGA